The following proteins are encoded in a genomic region of Paenibacillus sp. FSL H3-0469:
- the rpsD gene encoding 30S ribosomal protein S4 — protein MARYTGPKFKLSRRLGISLSGTGKDLKRPFPPGQHGANQRRKVSNYGMQLLEKQKLRHMYGLGEKQFKTLFTKAQKLQGIAGENFMFLLESRLDNLVYRLGFANSRAGARQLVSHGHVTVNGKKVDIASFRVSIGDVIGLRERSRAMTSIKEALENRNHLPAYLEYADGSFEGKFLRLPERAELSQDIDEKQIVEFYNR, from the coding sequence ATGGCACGTTACACCGGACCTAAATTCAAACTCAGCCGCCGTCTGGGCATTTCCCTTAGCGGTACAGGCAAAGACCTGAAACGCCCATTCCCACCAGGACAGCACGGCGCTAACCAACGCAGAAAAGTAAGTAACTACGGAATGCAGCTTTTGGAAAAACAAAAACTGCGCCACATGTACGGCCTGGGCGAAAAGCAGTTTAAAACTCTTTTCACTAAGGCACAAAAGCTCCAGGGTATTGCGGGCGAAAACTTCATGTTCCTGCTCGAAAGCCGTCTGGACAACCTGGTTTACCGTCTTGGATTCGCTAACTCCCGTGCAGGCGCACGCCAGTTGGTATCCCATGGCCACGTAACCGTTAACGGTAAAAAAGTCGACATCGCTTCTTTCCGTGTAAGCATTGGCGACGTTATCGGACTTCGCGAAAGAAGCCGTGCTATGACTTCGATCAAGGAAGCTCTCGAGAACCGCAACCACCTTCCGGCTTACCTGGAATATGCTGACGGATCATTCGAAGGTAAATTCCTTCGTCTGCCAGAACGTGCCGAGCTGTCCCAGGATATCGATGAGAAGCAAATCGTCGAATTCTACAACCGTTAA